Proteins encoded in a region of the Syntrophorhabdaceae bacterium genome:
- a CDS encoding carbon starvation protein A, with protein sequence PAVFVFTALCVFAIAYRFYGLFIARKVLRVDPSRPAPSVTMADGLDYHKTNRFVLFGHHFAAIAGAGPLTGPVLAAQFGFLPGALWILIGAVVGGAVHDIVVLFASVRHRGESLAVIARSEIGKTAGTVSSVAFLLILILTIAGASIAMTNALAESPWGMLVVATTIPAALIMGVIMRRPGNKAVIIASVVGVAILFSAVFFGRFVAEFPELASLFRLSKKQISLLLPVYAFAASVLPVWLLLAPRDYLSTFLKVVTIAALTVGILFLHPTFRMPAFTQYVHGGGPVVPGGVFPFLFITIACGAISGFHATIASGTTPKMLASEKDILFVGYGAMLFEGVVAMMALVAACVLVPADYFAINSSAEMYSKLGMKPFDLPWLSSMIEEQLQGRPGGSVSLAVGIAFIFSKIPAMDKLISYWYHFAIMFEAVFILTLIDAGTRAGRFLLQEMAGVFFPRFNNHNWLPGMMATGLVFTFMWGYLLYTGSISTIWPLFGISNQLLAACALIIASTMLVRLGREKYIWITLIPGIVMAIITLWAGYINITANYLPNGLYLLAFLCAVIMLLILIIMVSAGIRTRRLLNIKDMVTDTWGDRVLVRVDDENPHLGK encoded by the coding sequence CCCGCCGTTTTCGTGTTCACCGCCCTGTGTGTTTTTGCGATAGCGTACAGGTTCTACGGCCTCTTCATAGCACGGAAGGTGTTGCGGGTGGACCCGTCCCGGCCGGCGCCGTCCGTTACGATGGCCGACGGCCTCGACTACCACAAAACGAACCGCTTCGTCCTCTTCGGCCATCATTTCGCGGCGATAGCGGGAGCGGGGCCGCTTACGGGGCCTGTCCTCGCCGCCCAGTTCGGCTTTCTGCCCGGCGCTCTGTGGATCCTGATAGGGGCCGTGGTGGGGGGCGCCGTGCATGATATCGTCGTGCTCTTCGCCTCCGTCCGGCACAGAGGGGAGAGTCTCGCCGTTATCGCCAGAAGCGAGATCGGAAAGACCGCGGGCACGGTTTCTTCTGTTGCGTTTCTCCTGATTCTCATTCTCACCATCGCCGGCGCGTCGATCGCCATGACGAACGCCCTTGCCGAGAGCCCCTGGGGGATGCTCGTGGTGGCCACCACGATACCCGCCGCCCTGATCATGGGCGTCATCATGCGAAGGCCCGGGAACAAGGCCGTGATCATCGCAAGTGTCGTCGGCGTCGCCATATTGTTCTCGGCCGTGTTCTTCGGGAGGTTCGTTGCCGAATTCCCTGAACTGGCATCCCTTTTCAGGCTGAGCAAGAAACAAATATCCCTGCTCCTGCCGGTCTACGCATTCGCCGCCTCGGTGCTGCCCGTATGGCTCCTTCTCGCCCCCAGGGATTACCTCTCCACCTTTCTGAAGGTTGTCACCATCGCTGCCCTCACCGTGGGGATCCTTTTCCTGCACCCGACTTTCCGGATGCCGGCATTTACCCAGTATGTCCACGGAGGCGGCCCGGTCGTCCCGGGAGGTGTCTTCCCCTTTCTCTTCATAACCATCGCCTGCGGAGCGATCTCCGGGTTCCACGCGACGATTGCCTCGGGGACGACGCCGAAGATGCTGGCGAGCGAAAAGGACATCCTCTTCGTCGGGTACGGTGCCATGCTCTTTGAAGGCGTCGTCGCCATGATGGCCCTCGTGGCGGCCTGTGTCCTCGTGCCGGCCGATTATTTCGCAATCAATTCGTCCGCCGAAATGTACTCAAAACTGGGCATGAAACCTTTCGATCTCCCCTGGCTTTCCAGCATGATCGAGGAACAGCTCCAGGGCAGGCCGGGAGGGTCCGTGTCGCTCGCGGTGGGAATAGCCTTCATATTTTCGAAGATTCCCGCCATGGACAAACTGATCTCCTACTGGTACCACTTTGCCATAATGTTCGAGGCCGTCTTCATCCTCACCCTCATCGACGCGGGGACGAGGGCCGGGAGATTCCTCCTGCAGGAAATGGCCGGCGTCTTTTTCCCCAGGTTCAACAACCACAACTGGCTTCCGGGGATGATGGCGACGGGACTGGTTTTCACCTTCATGTGGGGCTACCTGCTGTATACGGGATCGATATCGACGATCTGGCCGCTCTTCGGGATCAGCAACCAGCTCCTGGCCGCCTGTGCCCTGATCATCGCAAGTACGATGCTGGTTCGCCTCGGCAGGGAAAAATACATATGGATAACCCTGATTCCCGGGATCGTCATGGCAATCATTACCCTCTGGGCCGGGTACATCAATATAACAGCCAATTACCTGCCGAACGGCCTCTACCTGCTTGCTTTTTTGTGCGCCGTCATCATGCTCCTCATCCTTATCATCATGGTTTCCGCTGGCATACGGACAAGAAGGCTTCTTAACATCAAAGACATGGTGACCGACACATGGGGGGATCGTGTACTCGTCAGGGTCGACGATGAGAATCCGCACCTCGGGAAGTAA
- a CDS encoding M48 family metallopeptidase, which translates to MRIRTSGSKRTLWAFLVFVMCIMAGGGSGAASNFITSTEHDPVFIGEKSEIEIGKNTDGQLRQQYRISTDRQLNQRIGDIGRRLAARSGRKGLNYTFTVIDDELVNAFAAPGGYIYITTGILKKLKDDQEIAGVLGHEIGHVVNKHSLKAIQRQMLAQLGFQIMGAMLGDEGISGTILLKATEISASLLMLKNSRENELQADAEGVKIMHLAGYNPRAMIDIQKMFLKMSQGKNPPAIISTHPPSQERIDAIEKAIDTVE; encoded by the coding sequence ATGAGAATCCGCACCTCGGGAAGTAAGAGAACGCTCTGGGCCTTTCTTGTCTTCGTCATGTGCATCATGGCGGGAGGCGGATCGGGCGCAGCCTCGAACTTCATCACCAGCACGGAGCACGACCCTGTTTTTATCGGTGAGAAAAGCGAGATCGAGATCGGAAAGAACACCGACGGCCAGCTGCGGCAGCAGTACCGCATATCGACGGACCGGCAGCTGAACCAGCGAATAGGCGACATCGGCCGGAGGCTCGCAGCCCGTTCCGGCAGAAAGGGCCTGAACTATACCTTTACCGTCATCGACGATGAACTGGTAAATGCCTTTGCGGCCCCCGGCGGATATATCTACATCACCACCGGCATATTGAAGAAGCTCAAGGACGATCAGGAGATCGCAGGCGTACTGGGCCACGAGATAGGCCACGTCGTCAACAAGCACTCCCTGAAGGCCATTCAGCGCCAGATGCTGGCCCAATTGGGTTTTCAGATCATGGGCGCCATGCTCGGCGATGAAGGCATTTCCGGTACCATACTTCTCAAGGCCACAGAGATCAGCGCCAGCCTGTTGATGCTCAAGAACTCGCGGGAAAACGAACTGCAGGCCGACGCCGAAGGGGTAAAGATCATGCACCTCGCCGGCTACAATCCGCGGGCCATGATCGACATCCAGAAAATGTTCCTCAAGATGTCCCAGGGCAAGAATCCCCCCGCGATCATCTCCACCCATCCGCCTTCACAGGAGAGGATCGACGCGATCGAGAAAGCCATAGACACCGTGGAGTAA